One window from the genome of Thermococcus siculi encodes:
- a CDS encoding V-type ATP synthase subunit K (produces ATP from ADP in the presence of a proton gradient across the membrane; the K subunit is a nonenzymatic component which binds the dimeric form by interacting with the G and E subunits) — protein MDPIVYVSLGAALAAGLAGAASAFGVGVAGAAAAGVVAEDEKNFKNALILEGLPMTQSIYGLITLFLILMVSGILGGGFKFTDPNNMDNVVKSAILLGAGLTVGLTGLSAIPQGIIASAGIGAVAKNPKTFTQGIIFAAMAETMAIFGLVGALIMIVTGVGF, from the coding sequence ATGGACCCGATAGTTTACGTATCCCTTGGTGCGGCCCTCGCGGCCGGTCTGGCTGGAGCGGCTTCGGCCTTCGGTGTTGGTGTAGCAGGTGCAGCGGCTGCTGGAGTCGTTGCCGAGGACGAGAAGAACTTCAAGAACGCCCTGATACTCGAGGGTCTCCCAATGACCCAGAGTATCTACGGACTCATTACGCTGTTCCTTATCCTGATGGTCTCGGGAATCCTCGGCGGCGGCTTCAAGTTCACCGACCCGAACAACATGGACAACGTCGTCAAGAGCGCCATACTCCTCGGTGCCGGTCTTACCGTCGGCCTCACCGGTCTCTCCGCCATACCGCAGGGTATCATCGCGAGCGCCGGCATCGGAGCCGTTGCCAAGAACCCGAAGACCTTCACCCAGGGAATCATCTTCGCGGCGATGGCCGAGACCATGGCCATCTTCGGTCTCGTCGGTGCCCTCATCATGATCGTCACCGGAGTCGGCTTCTGA